A genome region from Camelina sativa cultivar DH55 chromosome 10, Cs, whole genome shotgun sequence includes the following:
- the LOC104717507 gene encoding G-type lectin S-receptor-like serine/threonine-protein kinase At4g27290: MEASNVLPLLLISLFLTFLVTQGTDIITTNQTLKDGDTIVSKGGTFELGFFSLGGSRNRYLGIWYKQISLQTVVWVANRDSPLYDLSGTLKISGNGSLCVANGRKYLLWSSSSSSQRTGVKDPIVQILDTGNLVVRNSEDDQDYIWQSLDYPGDMFLPGMKYGINFLTGINRFLTSWRSVDDPSTGNYTNKMDPNGVPQFFLKKNSVDIFRAGPWNGLRFTGMPHLKPNPIYRFEFVFTEEEAYYTYKLENPTVITRMQLNANGALQRYTWVDSLQSWNFYLSAIMDSCDLYTLCGSYGSCNINESPACRCLKGFVPKSPKAWVAGDWSEGCVRRVEMGCGKGEEGFLKISKLKLPDTRKSWYDKSMDLNECKRVCLRNCTCSAYSHFDIRDGGRGCILWFGDLIDIREYNENGQDLYVRLASSEIEEYNIHYVKGKLRVMLIIALCTAMFLMCLCIGLTVFNIKKKKLATKEIVQRESVRVSSRKKEEEDLELPFLDLDTISEATNGFSNGNKLGQGGFGLVYKGTLASGQEIAVKRLSRTSRQGKEEFTNEIKLIAKLQHRNLVKILGYCVEEDERMLIYEYQPNRSVDSFIFDKERRRELDWPKRVEIIKGIARGLMYLHQDSRLRIIHRDLKASNVLLDSDMNAKISDFGLARTLGGDETEANTTKVVGTYGYMSPEYQIDGYFSLKSDVFSFGVLVLEIVSGRRNRGFCNEEDKLNLIGHAWRQHIEDKACELIDEAFKESCTDISEVLRVIHIGLLCVQQDPQDRPNMSVVVLMLSSEMLLLDPKQPGFFNERNLLYSDTLSINLEIPSNNLQTMSVIEPR, translated from the exons ATGGAAGCCAGTAATGTGCTTCCTCTGCTCctaatctctctgtttttgacgTTTCTTGTCACACAAGGAACTGATATCATCACAACAAACCAGACTCTAAAAGACGGAGACACCATTGTTTCAAAAGGTGGGACCTTCGAGcttggtttcttctctctggGAGGGTCAAGAAACCGTTATCTCGGTATTTGGTACAAGCAAATCTCTCTCCAGACCGTTGTTTGGGTCGCTAACAGAGATTCTCCTCTCTACGATCTCTCAGGAACCTTAAAAATCTCTGGAAACGGGAGCTTATGTGTCGCCAATGGGAGAAAATACCTCCTCTGgtcatcgtcatcatcttccCAGAGAACCGGCGTAAAAGATCCGATTGTTCAGATTCTTGATACAGGTAATTTAGTTGTGAGAAACTCAGAGGATGATCAAGATTACATATGGCAGAGTTTAGATTACCCAGGAGATATGTTTCTTCCAGGAATGAAATACGGTATTAACTTTCTAACCGGTATAAACCGGTTCTTGACGTCTTGGAGATCTGTAGACGATCCATCAACTGGTAACTACACGAACAAAATGGATCCAAACGGCGTTCCTCAGTTTTTCTTGAAGAAAAACTCAGTTGATATCTTCAGGGCTGGTCCATGGAACGGTCTAAGATTCACGGGTATGCCTCACCTAAAACCTAACCCTATCTATCGGTTCGAGTTCGTGTTCACGGAGGAAGAAGCTTACTACACTTACAAGCTCGAAAACCCAACAGTGATCACAAGAATGCAGCTGAATGCCAATGGAGCTTTGCAACGTTACACTTGGGTCGATAGTCTTCAAAGTTGGAACTTCTATTTATCGGCTATTATGGATAGTTGTGATCTCTACACGTTGTGTGGCTCTTACGGAAGCTGCAACATCAATGAATCTCCGGCTTGTAGGTGTTTAAAAGGGTTTGTTCCTAAATCTCCAAAGGCTTGGGTTGCAGGGGATTGGTCCGAAGGGTGTGTTAGAAGAGTGGAAATGGGTTGTggtaaaggagaagaaggttttCTTAAGATTTCAAAGTTGAAGTTACCAGATACAAGAAAATCGTGGTATGATAAAAGCATGGATTTGAACGAGTGCAAAAGGGTATGCTTGAGAAACTGTACTTGCTCGGCTTATTCGCATTTCGATATTAGAGATGGAGGAAGGGGGTGTATTCTCTGGTTTGGAGATTTGATTGATATAAGAGAGTATAATGAAAACGGACAAGATCTGTATGTGAGGCTTGCTTCTTCTGAGATAG AAGAGTATAATATCCATTACGTGAAGGGGAAGTTAAGGGTGATGCTCATTATAGCTTTATGTACAGCAATGTTTCTTATGTGCCTTTGCATTGGTTTAACTGTCttcaacataaagaaaaagaaacttgcAACCAAAG AAATTGTGCAGCGCGAATCAGTCCGTGTTTCAAGcaggaaaaaagaagaggaagatctTGAATTACCGTTTCTTGATCTTGACACGATCTCAGAAGCTACAAATGGATTCTCTAATGGGAATAAACTTGGACAAGGTGGTTTTGGACTGGTCTATAAG ggaaCATTGGCTAGTGGACAAGAAATTGCTGTAAAGAGGCTCTCAAGAACGTCAAGACAAGGGAAAGAAGAATTCACGAACGAGATCAAGTTGATTGCAAAGCTGCAACACCGTAACCTTGTGAAGATTCTTGGGTATTGCGTGGAGGAAGATGAAAGAATGCTTATCTACGAGTATCAACCAAACAGAAGCGTGGACTCTTTCATTTTCGATAAAGAACGGCGCAGAGAACTTGATTGGCCTAAACGGGTGGAAATAATCAAAGGGATTGCTAGAGGACTGATGTATCTCCATCAAGATTCAAGGCTTCGAATCATCCACCGCGACCTCAAAGCAAGCAATGTTTTGCTTGATTCTGATATGAACGCGAAAATCTCGGATTTCGGATTGGCTAGAACCTTGGGAGGAGATGAAACTGAAGCTAACACGACCAAAGTGGTTGGAACATA TGGATATATGTCTCCAGAATATCAAATCGATGGGTACTTCTCATTAAAATCCGATGTATTTAGCTTTGGAGTTTTGGTATTAGAGATAGTatcaggaagaagaaaccgCGGATTCTGTAATGAAGAAGACAAGCTTAACCTTATTGGCCAC GCTTGGAGGCAACACATAGAAGATAAAGCATGTGAACTAAtcgatgaagctttcaaggagTCATGTACCGATATTTCTGAAGTTTTAAGAGTGATACACATTGGTCTGCTATGTGTACAACAAGATCCTCAAGATAGACCAAACATGTCAGTGGTGGTTCTGATGCTGAGCAGTGAAATGTTGCTTCTTGATCCGAAGCAGCCAGGGTTTTTTAATGAACGAAATCTCTTGTATTCCGACACTTTATCCATTAATCTCGAGATTCCTTCCAATAATTTACAAACCATGAGTGTAATAGAGCCTAGATAA
- the LOC104717508 gene encoding calcium-binding protein PBP1-like translates to MASPKSPTRPTEQNPQPPSFHDYLPAMAGNLGGEGLIGELCNGFELLMDREKGVITFDSLRRNAAAVLDLGDLTDEDVRCMIKEGDFDCDGALNQMEFCVLMFRLSPDLMEASRCLVTEAIEEEFGDCSRRRH, encoded by the coding sequence ATGGCTTCACCAAAGTCACCAACAAGACCAACCGAACAAAACCCACAACCACCCAGTTTCCACGATTACCTTCCCGCGATGGCCGGAAACCTAGGAGGAGAAGGTCTGATCGGAGAGCTCTGCAACGGATTCGAGCTGCTGATGGACAGAGAGAAAGGAGTCATCACGTTCGACAGTCTCCGACGCAACGCAGCGGCGGTTCTCGATCTCGGGGATTTGACTGACGAAGACGTCAGGTGTATGATTAAAGAAGGTGATTTCGACTGCGACGGTGCGTTGAATCAGATGGAGTTTTGTGTTTTGATGTTTAGGCTTAGCCCTGATTTGATGGAAGCCTCTCGCTGTCTAGTCACGGAAGCTATTGAGGAGGAGTTCGGTGATTGCTCTCGTCGCCGGCATTGA
- the LOC104717510 gene encoding probable NAD(P)H dehydrogenase (quinone) FQR1-like 1 isoform X1: MATKVYIVYYSMYGHVEKLAQEIRKGAASVDGVEAILWQVPETLQEDVLSKMSAPPKSDAPIITPNDLAEADGFVFGFPTRFGMMAAQFKAFLDATGGLWRTQQLAGKPAGIFYSTGSQGGGQETTALTAITQLVHHGMIFVPIGYTFGAGMFEMENVKGGSPYGAGTFAGDGSRQPTELELKQAFHQGKYIAAITKKLKGPAVA; this comes from the exons ATGGCGACCAAAGTCTACATCGT GTACTACTCTATGTACGGCCATGTGGAGAAATTAGCACAGGAGATTAGGAAAGGTGCTGCTTCTGTTGATGGAGTTGAAGCCATACTCTGGCAG GTACCTGAAACGCTCCAAGAAGATGTGCTCTCTAAAATGAGTGCACCGCCAAAGAGTGATGCTCCTATTATCACCCCAAACGACCTTGCTGAGGCTGATGGATTTGTCTTCGGCTTCCCAACAAGGTTTGGTATGATGGCTGCTCAGTTCAAGGCATTCTTGGATGCAACCGGCGGCCTTTGGAGGACTCAGCAGCTCGCCGGCAAACCAGCCGGAATCTTCTACAGCACTGGCTCTCAAGGTGGTGGTCAAGAAACCACTGC ATTAACTGCCATAACTCAGCTGGTTCATCATGGAATGATTTTTGTCCCTATCGGGTACACATTTGGTGCCGGTATGTTTGAGATGGAGAACGTTAAAGGTGGAAGCCCGTACGGGGCGGGAACATTTGCTGGAGACGGGTCGAGACAGCCAACAGAATTGGAGCTGAAGCAAGCATTTCATCAAGGGAAGTACATCGCCGCCATAACTAAGAAGCTCAAGGGACCTGCTGTTGCTTAG
- the LOC104717510 gene encoding probable NAD(P)H dehydrogenase (quinone) FQR1-like 1 isoform X2 — protein MATKVYIVYYSMYGHVEKLAQEIRKGAASVDGVEAILWQVPETLQEDVLSKMSAPPKSDAPIITPNDLAEADGFVFGFPTRFGMMAAQFKAFLDATGGLWRTQQLAGKPAGIFYSTGSQGGGQETTALTAITQLVHHGMIFVPIGYTFGAGMFEMENVKGGSPYGAGTFAGDGSRQPTELELKQAFHQGKYIAAITKKLKGPAVA, from the exons ATGGCGACCAAAGTCTACATCGT GTACTACTCTATGTACGGCCATGTGGAGAAATTAGCACAGGAGATTAGGAAAGGTGCTGCTTCTGTTGATGGAGTTGAAGCCATACTCTGGCAG GTACCTGAAACGCTCCAAGAAGATGTGCTCTCTAAAATGAGTGCACCGCCAAAGAGTGATGCTCCTATTATCACCCCAAACGACCTTGCTGAGGCTGATGGATTTGTCTTCGGCTTCCCAACAAGGTTTGGTATGATGGCTGCTCAGTTCAAGGCATTCTTGGATGCAACCGGCGGCCTTTGGAGGACTCAGCAGCTCGCCGGCAAACCAGCCGGAATCTTCTACAGCACTGGCTCTCAAGGTGGTGGTCAAGAAACCACTGC ATTAACTGCCATAACTCAGCTGGTTCATCATGGAATGATTTTTGTCCCTATCGGGTACACATTTG GTGCCGGTATGTTTGAGATGGAGAACGTTAAAGGTGGAAGCCCGTACGGGGCGGGAACATTTGCTGGAGACGGGTCGAGACAGCCAACAGAATTGGAGCTGAAGCAAGCATTTCATCAAGGGAAGTACATCGCCGCCATAACTAAGAAGCTCAAGGGACCTGCTGTTGCTTAG